Proteins co-encoded in one Streptomyces roseochromogenus subsp. oscitans DS 12.976 genomic window:
- a CDS encoding glutaredoxin family protein, which produces MAGMSPLFRRKADPRERLVTLIRKPGCHLCDDAQVVIEKVCGELGVTWEPKDITEDRALHDQYWEQIPVVLIDGEQHTFWRVNEERLRRALTD; this is translated from the coding sequence ATGGCCGGTATGAGTCCACTGTTCCGGCGCAAGGCCGACCCCCGCGAGCGGCTCGTCACACTGATCCGCAAGCCCGGCTGTCATCTGTGCGACGACGCACAGGTCGTGATCGAGAAAGTCTGCGGCGAACTCGGTGTGACCTGGGAGCCCAAGGACATCACCGAGGACCGCGCCCTGCACGACCAGTACTGGGAGCAGATCCCGGTCGTACTGATCGATGGTGAACAGCACACCTTCTGGCGCGTGAACGAGGAGCGGCTGCGCCGGGCACTGACCGACTAG
- a CDS encoding redox-sensing transcriptional repressor Rex: MATGRTHRPATRSRGIPEATVARLPLYLRALTALSERSVPTVSSEELAAAAGVNSAKLRKDFSYLGSYGTRGVGYDVEYLVYQISRELGLTQDWPVVIVGIGNLGAALANYGGFASRGFRVAALIDADPAMAGKPVAGIPVQHTDDLEKIIRDNGVSIGVIATPAGAAQQVCDRLVAAGVTSILNFAPTVLSVPDGVDVRKVDLSIELQILAFHEQRKAGEETAMETAVGDAALPVAATRGDSTEQGPDGDVPAVMPA; this comes from the coding sequence GTGGCAACTGGCCGAACACACCGACCGGCGACCCGTAGCCGAGGGATTCCCGAGGCCACCGTCGCCCGGCTTCCGCTGTACCTCCGAGCCCTGACCGCACTGTCGGAGCGCTCGGTACCCACGGTCTCCTCCGAGGAGCTCGCGGCCGCGGCGGGGGTCAACTCCGCCAAGCTGCGCAAGGACTTCTCGTACCTGGGCTCCTACGGAACGCGCGGTGTCGGCTACGACGTGGAGTATCTCGTCTACCAGATCTCCCGTGAACTCGGCCTGACCCAGGACTGGCCGGTTGTCATCGTCGGTATCGGTAACCTCGGCGCCGCCCTGGCCAATTACGGCGGGTTCGCCTCCCGTGGCTTCCGGGTCGCGGCCCTCATCGACGCCGATCCGGCGATGGCCGGAAAGCCGGTCGCGGGCATTCCGGTGCAGCACACGGACGACCTGGAGAAGATCATCCGGGACAACGGCGTGTCCATCGGTGTCATCGCCACCCCCGCCGGCGCCGCCCAGCAGGTCTGTGACCGGCTCGTGGCCGCCGGGGTCACCTCCATCCTGAACTTCGCGCCGACCGTGCTGTCCGTCCCGGACGGTGTCGACGTACGCAAGGTCGATCTCTCGATCGAACTCCAGATCCTCGCCTTCCACGAGCAGCGCAAGGCCGGCGAGGAGACCGCCATGGAGACCGCCGTGGGCGACGCCGCGCTGCCCGTCGCCGCCACCCGTGGCGACTCCACCGAGCAGGGGCCCGACGGGGACGTACCCGCCGTGATGCCGGCATGA
- a CDS encoding glutamyl-tRNA reductase produces the protein MSLLVVGLSHRSAPVSVLERAALNADAQIKLLQDTVAAEPATEAAVLATCNRIELYADVDKFHAGVAELSTLLAQHSGVGLEELTPYLYVHYEDRAVHHLFSVACGLDSMVVGEGQILGQIKDSLARAQELHTAGKLLNDLFQQALRVGKRAHSETGIDRAGQSLVTFGLQQLAVGGAVEDWAAGKKALVIGAGSMSSLAAATLARAGVAEVVVANRTFERAERLAQILTEADDNAVAARAVRMDAVPDELTRADVVVSCTGATGLVLRAEAVAHAVEGRTGQPVVTGPADSGRTTPKAAVAPLPPTSVGSDENCPLDLAAVQPGFSVMGEAAVAGMDAATLEQHAAWVAGGAVDRRERRTPEADAELITALAATAATVGRIPERRKPEPVAERPAPVFFLLDLAMPRDIDAAVHRLAGVRLVDIESLAEASADAPMAADVDQVRRIVSDEVAAFGAAQRAAHITPTVVALRTMAADVVAGEIARLDGRLPDLDERQRGEIRQAVHRVVDKLLHAPTVRVKQLAAEPGGAGYADALRTLFDLDPETVAAVSRAGDSTDKKDRPA, from the coding sequence ATGAGTCTCCTCGTCGTCGGACTGAGTCACCGCAGCGCGCCGGTGAGCGTGCTGGAGCGGGCCGCGCTGAACGCGGACGCCCAGATCAAGCTGCTGCAGGACACGGTCGCCGCCGAGCCGGCCACCGAGGCCGCGGTGCTCGCCACCTGCAACCGCATCGAGCTGTACGCCGATGTGGACAAGTTCCACGCCGGTGTCGCCGAGCTGTCCACGCTGCTCGCCCAGCACAGCGGGGTGGGACTGGAGGAGCTCACGCCCTATCTGTACGTCCATTACGAGGACCGGGCCGTCCATCACCTCTTCTCGGTGGCGTGCGGGCTCGACTCGATGGTCGTCGGCGAGGGCCAGATCCTCGGGCAGATAAAGGACTCGCTGGCCCGGGCGCAGGAGCTGCACACCGCCGGCAAGCTGCTGAACGACCTGTTCCAGCAGGCCCTGCGGGTCGGCAAGCGCGCCCACTCGGAGACCGGCATCGACCGCGCCGGGCAGTCACTGGTCACCTTCGGCCTGCAGCAGCTGGCCGTCGGCGGAGCCGTCGAGGACTGGGCCGCGGGCAAGAAGGCGCTGGTCATCGGTGCCGGGTCGATGTCCTCGCTGGCCGCGGCGACGCTGGCGCGGGCCGGGGTCGCCGAGGTCGTCGTCGCCAACCGCACCTTCGAGCGCGCCGAGCGGCTCGCGCAGATACTGACCGAGGCCGACGACAACGCGGTGGCCGCCCGTGCGGTACGGATGGACGCCGTACCGGACGAGCTGACACGTGCCGACGTCGTCGTCTCCTGTACCGGGGCGACGGGCCTGGTGCTCAGGGCGGAGGCGGTCGCGCACGCGGTCGAGGGCCGTACCGGGCAGCCGGTCGTCACCGGACCCGCCGACAGCGGTCGTACGACCCCGAAGGCCGCCGTCGCCCCGCTGCCGCCCACCAGCGTCGGCAGCGACGAGAACTGCCCGCTGGACCTGGCCGCCGTACAGCCCGGCTTCTCCGTCATGGGCGAGGCCGCCGTCGCCGGTATGGACGCGGCCACGCTGGAGCAGCACGCGGCCTGGGTCGCGGGCGGGGCCGTCGACCGCCGGGAGCGCCGTACGCCCGAGGCGGACGCCGAGCTGATCACCGCGCTCGCCGCGACCGCCGCCACGGTGGGCCGGATCCCCGAGCGGCGCAAGCCGGAGCCGGTGGCCGAGCGCCCCGCGCCCGTCTTCTTCCTCCTCGACCTGGCCATGCCCCGCGATATCGACGCGGCCGTGCACCGGCTGGCCGGCGTGCGGCTGGTCGACATCGAGTCGCTGGCGGAAGCTTCCGCCGACGCCCCGATGGCGGCCGATGTGGACCAGGTCCGGCGTATCGTCTCCGACGAGGTCGCGGCCTTCGGCGCGGCACAGCGGGCGGCGCACATCACGCCGACCGTGGTCGCGCTGCGCACCATGGCCGCCGACGTCGTCGCCGGTGAGATCGCGCGGCTCGACGGCCGCCTGCCCGACCTGGACGAACGCCAGCGCGGCGAGATCCGCCAGGCTGTGCACCGGGTCGTTGACAAGCTG